The following are encoded in a window of Brettanomyces bruxellensis chromosome 9, complete sequence genomic DNA:
- a CDS encoding uncharacterized protein (BUSCO:EOG092627XA): protein MPLSKLGDNELSSDSTDFEYEEEDSDNCDFELEDEDSEDITSNGEEQLSNRNDETLGVSYTFPVSHTKMNTKTHRMIYKSVSLEDMEILLDKKVTALNSVLQLGNNTCLILLVKYKWNQDKLLEDYTNGNITNYGLVMELQKQEQRRSNIPLIKEVRDPKFTCHICFNNPSEGHPLTVFTLSSCDHPFCVDCYINYLKEANKDKKLLLRCPEPTCKQLITMSDLQKISNFEWDRKNQEKLREEQKCISAEQQSITEEEIKTRYQGDKLSSKLHDLNLDDISDSEDEDLIYPSHSEEKTDKAKCDTDNHSDPDFDTAITNFQQQIMEKERTEREHERNKTIASKYKLNLTENYCSAHYKYFKNCPIPNCDSMVMQVGFDSDKVGTLSEFVERKLVPTVVCTHKHRFCFNCLQEDHSPCPCSLAKEWEKKCKDDTETCHWLAANTKDCPHCSTPIEKNGGCNHMICFKCGFAFCWNCLQKWSLHYNDFNCTVYVGDADDAKKDQDKNKKLLRRYMFYFELFDNQKRSLDADKKLLRKFENNLRNIQERCGVSWIEALFYRESMDILFRARHELMWTYATMYYIGTKNSCELANAAQQLFSRNIEKLSRLFLDTKIEMIFKQRNKFLNYANLVEETRELLEETFLDYISKDQTKLI from the coding sequence ATGCCTCTTTCGAAGTTGGGAGATAACGAGCTATCCAGCGATTCAACTGACTTTgaatatgaagaagaagatagtGACAATTGTGACTTTGAGttagaagatgaagattcCGAAGATATCACATCAAACGGAGAGGAACAGTTATCCAATAGAAATGACGAGACCTTAGGTGTATCATACACTTTTCCTGTCTCACatacaaaaatgaatacaAAGACACACCGAATGATATATAAATCGGTGAGTTTAGAGGACATGGAAATATTGTTAGATAAGAAGGTTACGGCGTTAAATTCGGTGCTACAGCTAGGTAATAATACATGTCTCATACTACTAGTAAAGTATAAATGGAATCAAGACAAATTATTAGAGGATTATACAAATGGCAATATTACGAACTATGGATTAGTTATGGAATTGCAAAAACAGGAGCAAAGGAGATCTAATATACCACTCATAAAGGAGGTCAGAGATCCCAAATTTACCTGCCATATATGCTTTAACAATCCATCAGAGGGCCATCCGTTGACAGTATTTACGTTAAGTAGCTGTGATCATCCATTCTGTGTTGATTGTTAcataaattatttgaaagaagCCAACAAAGACAAGAAGTTACTGTTGAGATGCCCCGAACCCACATGTAAGCAACTCATTACTATGTCTGATCTACAGAAGATTAGTAACTTCGAATGGGACAGAAAGaaccaagaaaaattgaGGGAGGAACAAAAATGCATATCAGCGGAACAACAATCCATAACggaggaagaaattaaaaCTAGGTATCAGGGCGACAAACTCTCTTCCAAACTACATGACTTGAACCTTGATGACATTTCAGATTCcgaagatgaagatttAATATATCCAAGCCATTCCGAAGAAAAAACTGATAAAGCAAAATGTGACACTGATAATCATAGTGATCCTGATTTTGATACGGCCATTACTaattttcaacaacaaattatggagaaagaaagaacagaGCGGGAGCATGAACGTAACAAAACAATAGCTTCAAAATATAAGCTGAATTTGACCGAAAATTACTGTTCCGCCCATTATAAATACTTTAAAAACTGTCCAATCCCAAATTGTGATTCAATGGTTATGCAAGTTGGGTTTGATTCTGACAAAGTGGGAACGCTCTCggaatttgttgaaagaAAGCTTGTTCCAACTGTCGTGTGTACTCATAAGCACCGATTTTGCTTTAACTGTTTGCAGGAGGACCATTCACCTTGCCCATGTTCTTTAGCAAAAGAATgggagaaaaaatgcaaGGATGATACGGAAACTTGTCATTGGTTAGCTGCAAACACTAAGGACTGTCCTCACTGCTCAACACCAatcgaaaaaaatggtGGCTGTAACCACATGATTTGTTTCAAATGCGGATTTGCGTTCTGCTGGAACTGCCTTCAGAAATGGTCGTTACATTATAATGATTTCAATTGTACTGTCTACGTGGGCGACGCAGATGATGCGAAGAAAGATCaggataagaataagaaattgCTTCGGAGATATATGTTCTATTTCGAACTGTTCGATAACCAGAAGAGATCATTGGACGCTGacaaaaagcttttaaGAAAGTTTGAGAATAATCTTAgaaatattcaagaaaGGTGTGGCGTATCATGGATAGAAGCTCTTTTTTATAGGGAAAGTATGGACATTCTCTTTAGGGCTCGTCATGAACTGATGTGGACATATGCAACGATGTATTACATTGGTACAAAAAACTCCTGCGAGCTTGCAAATGCTGCCCAACAGCTTTTTTCCCGAAACATTGAAAAACTTTCAAGATTATTCTTGGATACCAAGATTGAAATGATATTCAAGCAAAGGAATAAGTTTCTGAATTATGCAAATCTTGTAGAGGAAACCCGTGAATTACTGGAAGAGACATTTCTTGATTATATTTCCAAGGATCAAACCAAATTAATTTAa
- the RPL4A gene encoding 60S ribosomal protein L4A (BUSCO:EOG0926354S) has protein sequence MSARPQVSVYGVDGQKTASALPLPAVFQSPIRGDLVLSVFTKVAKNKRQAYAVSENTGMQHSAESWGPGRAVARVPRISGSGTARAAQGAFANMCRGGRMFAPTKIWRRWHVRVNRNEKRYATASAIAATAVAPLVQARGHKIEKVPEIPLVVADDIESVDTTKKALAILKSVGAQKEVVKAIKSKKMRAGHGKMRGRRFTQRKGPLVIYAKNNGLVKAFRNIPGVDTCNVQALNLLQLAPGSHMGRFVIWSQSAFGALDSIYGSETVKSSKSGYALPKNIVSTDDIDTIINSSDVQSIVRPAGQASVKRPNVVKKNPLKNKQILLRLNPYAKAFSEKKLGSVKKAASKSVKHDAFLKVLKE, from the coding sequence ATGTCAGCTAGACCACAGGTTTCCGTTTACGGTGTTGACGGTCAAAAGACCGCCTCTGCTTTGCCATTGCCAGCAGTTTTCCAGTCTCCTATCAGAGGAGATCTCGTTCTTTCAGTCTTCACCAAGGTTGCTAAGAACAAGAGACAGGCTTACGCCGTTTCTGAAAACACAGGTATGCAGCATTCTGCAGAGTCTTGGGGTCCAGGTAGAGCTGTTGCCAGAGTTCCTAGGATCTCTGGTTCTGGTACTGCCAGAGCCGCTCAGGGTGCCTTTGCCAACATGTGTAGAGGTGGTCGTATGTTTGCTCCAACCAAGATCTGGAGAAGATGGCACGTCAGAGTGAACAGAAACGAGAAGAGATACGCTACCGCTTCTGCTATCGCAGCCACTGCCGTTGCTCCATTGGTTCAGGCCAGGGGTCACAAGATCGAGAAGGTCCCAGAGATTCCATTGGTTGTtgctgatgatattgagtCCGTTGACACTACAAAGAAGGCTTTGGCTATCTTGAAGTCTGTTGGCGCCCAGAAGGAAGTTGTTAAGGCCATCAAGTCTAAAAAGATGAGAGCTGGTCACGGTAAGATGAGAGGCAGAAGATTTACCCAAAGAAAGGGTCCTTTGGTTATTTACGCCAAGAACAATGGATTGGTTAAGGCCTTCAGAAACATCCCAGGTGTTGACACTTGTAACGTCCAGGCCCTCAACTTGTTGCAGTTGGCCCCTGGTTCTCACATGGGTAGATTCGTTATCTGGTCTCAGTCTGCTTTCGGTGCCTTGGACTCTATCTACGGTTCCGAGACTGTTAAGTCCAGCAAATCTGGTTACGCTCTTCCAAAGAACATTGTCTCTACTGATGACATTGACACCATTATTAACTCTTCTGATGTCCAGTCTATTGTCAGACCAGCTGGTCAGGCTTCAGTCAAGAGACCAAATGTTGTTAAGAAGAATCCATTGAAGAACAAGCAGATTCTTTTGAGATTGAACCCTTACGCCAAGGCTTTCTCTGAGAAGAAGCTTGGTTCCGTTAAGAAGGCTGCCTCAAAGAGCGTTAAGCACGATGCATTCTTGAAGGTCTTGAAGGAGTAA
- the GLC3 gene encoding alpha-1,4-glucan branching enzyme (CAZy:GH13_9~CAZy:GH13~CAZy:GH13_10): protein MSNKQTEENTVTKTTPYVPSSVKKLIDIDPYLTPFAEELAYRRKLADDWLVKLNEKEGGILKFADSYKLMGLHIQNDNSIKYKEYAPNAVSACVIGDFNHWEHDSNVMTKKDFGFFEIVIPPNADGSPAIPNDSRVKIYMTLSDGSKVARIPPYITRATQPPKEYNNSAYEARFWNPEHPYIFKNERPPLPGSLHIYEAHVGISTPEPKIGTYKEFTKNVLPIVKDLGYNTLQLMSIMEHAYYASFGYQVTSFFAVSSRFGTPEDLKELIDTAHGMGIRVLLDVVHSHASKNVEDGLNMFDGTDYCYFHSGGKGVHDQWDSRLFNYGNYETLRFLLSNLKYYLEEFRFDGFRFDGVTSMLYLHHGIGAGFSGDYHEYLSPFAPVDKEAVSYLMLANDLCSEYSREKKCDITTIAEDVSGYPTLCRPRNEGGVGFDYRLAMSLPDMWIKILKHQKDENWDMAKICYTLSNRRYKEKCVAYAESHDQALVGDKTLAFWLMDAEMYTNMSVLSPLTPVIDRGIQLHKMIRLITQALGGEAYLNFEGNEFGHPEWLDFPRKGNGESYLYARRQFNLIKDDLLRYKFLYQFDKAMNNAESIYTWLNCDPAYVSLKHDSDKMIVFERNNKIFIFNFHPNNSYSNYRIGVQNSGVYRIVLNTDREEYGGHNRIDEGKSRFFTTNLEWNGRANFIQVYIPSRVALVLALESEIDKKN, encoded by the coding sequence ATGTCCAATAAGCAAACAGAAGAGAATACAGTAACTAAGACAACTCCTTATGTTCCCTCATCAGTGAAAAAGTTGATTGACATTGACCCTTATCTCACACCGTTTGCGGAGGAATTGGCCTATCGCCGAAAGTTAGCTGATGATTGGCTGGTCAAGCTGaacgaaaaagaaggaggaatCCTCAAATTTGCCGACTCCTACAAATTAATGGGGCTTCATATACAGAATGATAATTCTATCAAATACAAGGAGTATGCTCCTAATGCAGTCTCCGCTTGTGTTATAGGGGACTTCAATCATTGGGAGCATGATAGTAATGTCATGACCAAGAAAgattttggcttttttgaaattgttaTTCCACCTAATGCCGATGGATCGCCTGCAATTCCTAACGACAGTAGAGTGAAGATTTATATGACATTATCTGATGGAAGCAAAGTGGCTAGAATTCCCCCTTATATTACCAGGGCTACCCAGCCTCCAAAAGAATACAATAATTCAGCGTATGAGGCCAGATTTTGGAACCCAGAGCACCCttacattttcaaaaatgaaaggcCTCCTCTTCCTGGATCCCTCCATATATATGAGGCACATGTTGGTATATCCACACCAGAGCCAAAGATTGGTACCTATAAAGAGTTTACGAAAAACGTTTTACCAATTGTTAAGGATCTTGGGTATAACACTTTGCAGCTCATGTCCATTATGGAGCATGCTTATTATGCCTCCTTTGGTTATCAGGttacttcattttttgctgTGAGTTCAAGGTTTGGTACTCCTGAGGATCTTAAAGAGCTAATTGATACTGCGCACGGTATGGGTATTAGAGTGTTACTTGATGTTGTTCATTCTCATGCTTCCAAAAACGTCGAAGATGGTTTAAATATGTTTGACGGAACAGATTACTGTTACTTTCATTCTGGTGGAAAAGGTGTGCACGATCAGTGGGATTCGAGGCTCTTTAATTATGGTAATTATGAAACCCTACGTTTTCTTCTCAGCAATTTGAAATATTACCTTGAAGAATTTCGCTTTGATGGCTTCAGATTTGATGGTGTCACTTCTATGCTATACCTCCATCACGGTATTGGGGCAGGGTTTTCTGGAGATTATCATGAATACTTGTCACCTTTTGCACCTGTTGATAAGGAGGCTGTGTCTTATCTAATGTTAGCAAATGACTTGTGTTCGGAGTACTCgcgtgaaaaaaaatgtgataTTACTACCATAGCAGAAGATGTCTCTGGATATCCCACATTATGCAGGCCTCGTAATGAGGGTGGTGTTGGTTTTGATTACAGGCTCGCCATGTCTCTTCCAGATATGTGGATTAAAATTCTTAAACACcaaaaggatgaaaattgGGACATGGCCAAGATATGTTATACACTTTCGAACCGTCGCTACAAGGAAAAATGTGTTGCATATGCGGAATCGCATGATCAGGCTTTGGTCGGGGACAAAACGCTCGCCTTTTGGCTTATGGATGCCGAAATGTATACTAATATGTCTGTCCTTTCTCCGTTGACGCCCGTTATTGATAGGGGTATTCAACTTCATAAAATGATTCGCCTAATTACTCAAGCACTAGGTGGTGAAGCGTATCTCAACTTTGAAGGTAATGAATTTGGTCACCCGGAATGGTTGGATTTTCCACGTAAGGGTAATGGAGAATCTTATCTGTACGCACGGAGACAGTTCAATCTAATCAAAGATGACTTATTAAGATACAAGTTCCTTTATCAATTTGACAAGGCAATGAATAATGCTGAAAGTATATATACATGGTTGAATTGTGACCCAGCCTATGTGTCTTTAAAGCATGATAGTGATAAAATGATTGTTTTCGAAAGAAACAATAAAATCTTCATATTCAACTTCCATCCAAATAATTCATATTCGAATTATAGGATTGGTGTTCAAAATTCAGGTGTTTACAGGATTGTTTTAAACACTGATAGAGAGGAGTATGGGGGCCATAATCGTATTGATGAGGGAAAGTCAAGATTTTTTACCACAAATCTGGAATGGAATGGTCGTGCTAATTTTATCCAAGTGTATATACCTTCGAGAGTCGCATTGGTTCTTGCTCTCGAGTCAGAGATTGACAAGAAGAATTGA
- a CDS encoding uncharacterized protein (BUSCO:EOG092602OP) encodes MEPELALMVPSAQTVAISAYIDFLPEIQYSKPVGTSRFLKAVKCLDKNGTAIVKLLIKPTSEINLGSYLEEMEKTRIKLVGLSNALPYHLILDSQRACYFIRPYLRYNLYERLSIRPFLEDVEKKWIIYQLLTALSQFHAKGVTHGDLKTENILLTSWNWCMITDFATIKPTYLPDRNPLQFSFYFDTAQRHSCCLAPERFVSLSDEETSKMNTKEKVTESMDIFALGCVIAEIYTEGLPIFTLSQMFKYKKGQYIPNLDSVKDSNVRKMIKSMISLNPEERLSASEYLQKFRKLVFPDYFYTFLYAYVKDLSKNHNSDSATQFGGCDRKINCIYNDFGKIAFYLNFKRIATRKSPQSFNEPIGSIIPMEINLPGVQRHAPRPTSEIFTNETNGDCAGLIILSVVLYTLRNTTHASLRMKACELILAIAEQLHDEAKLDRCLPYLIYMLDDPGEDVQGTALRTLTQLLKIVDTVTPMNTSIFPDYLLPKLESFLRRSYTNEEEAPDLGKDKNSISYIRTIFASCLPHLALSSKRFKELSVLMTMHIKTFNDPEIENHLTIDDDSYIEEGYQRTIRCFENLTIQIMTDPDANVRIGLLRNILPLCTFFGRDKTNDVILSHLITYLNDKNTQLKLAFVSSIVTISITVGIVSLEQYILPLLVQALTDPSELVVFELLRVFTELIGLGLIRKQYLLNLVKFTVKLTLHPNTSIREAALNLTITAGKQLSFADLYCMLYPIIRPYFKHEITSFRWSSLFILSQDPIPRSVYTITKSWSLKNEPTLFWQRSSSKKSQGGIDLFGNLDLPFMRKESSDDNRYRNLTRNYLPHASDVVGNLEIPLSTEDFKQISRLKNIGFENSELWKIATLRLYIYKVAHASYNSSNRLKDNTSYSNRLNILPRSVFIDISYSHSALENASQLNSESRSIQRNGTSEVILEPKSKFEENDNSKGKPKLVISSKVSLPSTEQSSDIARGNTWTSSGLNAEGKMIYQGSIISGGRIININKEEPPKYSLVTKMKYSYNGNNRYIIKFLKSLHFEPELADYQEFGKAIKRSGMYIHQKHTDEAVSDFKKNSISKNVSKKSLLISQIAGSDSLLEFVISSCDGAFLITGDKKGDIKVWDSTHLESPANTKIFCSLSLGSRVTSLCGMSKYNCFAVATEDRMIRIIRMEPILLSNVVGKPKKAASVKIIRQYKTKEEEGFASILKFCNEDNQLTDDTLIPHLVYCTVRSKIVFIDIREMKPIYIIQNDLSHGIPTAICVGSNLSWLLIGSSEGILDLWDPSLMLHMNSVGFRHQSYQINNLEFLPHFFETDLAESHYVAAIGGTGKADVIIWDISDLRPAIVLCSSSVSSSVDTYNVKDLDEKNKVSSEDTLAPTNFLVRKEDIETDQSCTAMEVVFPLSNDETTGILCSTPAGEIILWNLPDYGKSRVIVHPDKHRNESQKNEVSFAYSKVNSHLSFVNEVHANGNNADIWTMKIHFKMGMLTNQKMTLLRTSQFYLTHIT; translated from the coding sequence TTATCGAATGCGCTTCCTTATCACCTTATCCTGGATTCTCAAAGGGCTTGCTATTTTATACGCCCATACCTCCGATACAATTTATATGAAAGACTTTCAATTCGTCCATTTTTAGAGGatgtggaaaagaaatggatTATCTATCAGCTTCTAACAGCTCTTTCGCAATTTCATGCCAAGGGCGTAACACACGGTGACttgaaaacagaaaatattcttttgaCTTCATGGAATTGGTGCATGATCACAGATTTTGCCACAATAAAACCTACATACCTTCCAGACAGGAATCCTCTTCAATTTtcgttttattttgatacaGCTCAGAGGCATAGTTGTTGTCTGGCTCCTGAGCGTTTTGTGTCGCTTAGTGATGAAGAAACCAGCAAGATGAatacaaaggaaaaagtgaCGGAGTCAATGGATATATTTGCATTGGGATGTGTTATAGCTGAAATTTATACGGAGGGATTACCAATATTTACGTTATCGCAAATGTTTAAGTACAAGAAAGGCCAATACATACCTAATCTAGATTCAGTGAAAGATTCAAATGTTCGCAAAATGATCAAAAGTATGATAAGCTTAAATCCTGAAGAAAGGTTAAGTGCCAGTGAATACTTacaaaaatttagaaaattAGTGTTTCCAGATTACTTTTACACTTTCCTATATGCTTACGTGAAAGACCTTTCTAAAAACCATAATTCGGATTCTGCTACTCAATTTGGGGGTTGTGACAGGAAGATTAATTGTATTTACAACGATTTTGGAAAGATTGCTTTTTACTTGAATTTCAAACGAATAGCGACAAGAAAATCACCTCAAAGTTTTAATGAGCCTATAGGTTCTATAATTCCAATGGAGATAAACTTGCCTGGCGTTCAGCGCCATGCACCTAGACCTACATCCGAAATATTTACCAATGAAACAAATGGTGACTGCGCTGGACTTATCATTCTTTCCGTGGTCTTATATACACTAAGGAATACTACTCATGCATCATTACGTATGAAAGCATGCGAGCTGATATTGGCAATTGCTGAACAGCTTCACGACGAAGCAAAACTTGATCGTTGCTTGCCGTATTTAATATACATGCTTGATGATCCCGGGGAAGATGTACAGGGTACGGCGCTACGAACATTAACACAACTACTTAAAATAGTGGATACAGTAACACCAATGAATACGTCTATTTTTCCTGACTATTTGCTACCGAAGCTTGAAAGTTTTTTGAGGCGGTCGTACacaaatgaagaagaggcTCCCGATTTAgggaaagataaaaattcaatttcatacaTACGGACAATATTTGCATCCTGTTTGCCACATCTTGCGttatcatcaaaaagatttaaagaACTTTCCGTTCTTATGACTATGCATATAAAAACATTTAATGATCCAGAAATAGAGAATCATCTTACAATAGATGATGATTCTTATATCGAAGAGGGATATCAGAGAACTATTAGATGCTTTGAAAACTTGACAATTCAGATAATGACAGATCCAGATGCAAACGTTAGAATTGGCTTACTTAGAAATATTCTTCCACTCTGTACATTCTTCGGTAGGGACAAGACAAACGATGTAATTTTGAGCCACCTTATTACTTATTtgaatgataaaaatactCAACTAAAGTTGGCTTTCGTTTCGAGCATTGTTACGATATCAATAACCGTTGGAATTGTGAGCCTTGAACAATACATATTACCACTACTAGTGCAAGCTCTAACCGATCCTTCCGAACTTGTTGTTTTTGAATTACTTAGAGTTTTCACAGAATTAATAGGACTTGGGTTAATCAGGAAGcaatatttgttgaatttgGTGAAATTCACGGTTAAACTTACTTTACATCCAAATACTTCAATCAGGGAAGCGGCTTTAAATCTTACAATTACAGCAGGAAAACAGCTCTCATTTGCTGACCTTTATTGCATGCTTTATCCAATAATCAGACCATACTTCAAGCATGAAATTACATCATTTCGATGGAGCAgccttttcattttatcaCAGGATCCGATTCCCCGTTCGGTATATACAATTACGAAGAGCTGGTCTCTCAAAAATGAACCCACCCTTTTTTGGCAAAGATCCAGCTCAAAGAAAAGTCAAGGAGGAATCGATTTATTTGGAAATCTAGATCTGCCATTTATGAGGAAGGAAAGCTCGGATGATAATAGGTACAGAAATTTGACTAGAAATTATTTGCCTCATGCTTCTGATGTTGTTGGTAATCTTGAAATTCCCTTAAGCACAGAGGATTTTAAACAGATTTCAAGATTGAAAAACATTGGCTTTGAAAACTCAGAACTTTGGAAAATAGCAACATTACGtttatatatttacaaAGTGGCACATGCATCGTacaacagcagcaacaggTTGAAAGATAACACATCCTACTCTAACCGTCTCAACATTCTTCCCAGAAGTGTGTTTATTGACATTTCTTACAGTCACAGTGCATTGGAGAATGCATCTCAACTAAATTCTGAATCGAGAAGTATTCAACGCAACGGTACTTCTGAAGTAATTTTGGAGCCAAAAAGTAAGTTTGAAGAGAACGATAATTCTAAGGGTAAACCAAAACTTGTGATTAGTTCAAAAGTATCACTGCCTTCTACGGAACAGTCAAGTGATATAGCGAGGGGAAATACGTGGACAAGCTCAGGCTTGAACGCTGAAGGAAAAATGATTTATCAGGGCTCCATTATTTCTGGAGGAAGAATTATTAATATTAACAAGGAAGAGCCACCGAAATATTCCTTGGTTactaaaatgaaatatagCTATAATGGAAACAACAGATATATTATCAAATTCCTCAAAAGTTTGCACTTTGAACCAGAATTGGCAGATTATCAAGAGTTTGGGAAGGCAATAAAAAGGTCTGGAATGTACATTCATCAAAAACATACAGATGAAGCAGTGAGcgatttcaaaaaaaatagtatcAGCAAAAATGTCTCAAAGAAATCCCTACTTATTTCGCAAATAGCGGGCAGCGATAGCTTACTAGAATTTGTTATTTCATCTTGTGATGGCGCTTTTTTAATAACAGGAGATAAGAAAGGAGATATTAAAGTTTGGGATAGTACACATTTGGAAAGCCCAGCAAACACTAAGATATTTTGCTCGTTGAGTCTTGGATCCAGAGTGACATCTCTTTGTGGCATGTCAAAATATAACTGCTTTGCTGTGGCGACGGAAGACCGTATGATTAGAATAATTCGGATGGAACCAATATTACTCTCGAATGTGGTTGGTAAACCAAAAAAGGCGGCAAGCGTTAAGATCATTAGACAGTACAAAacaaaggaagaagaaggatttgcatcaattttgaaattttgcaATGAAGATAACCAGTTAACTGATGACACACTAATACCTCATTTAGTTTACTGCACCGTTAGATCTAAGATAGTCTTTATTGATATAAGGGAAATGAAACCGATATATATTATTCAGAATGACCTCTCACATGGGATTCCAACTGCAATATGCGTGGGAAGCAATCTTTCATGGCTACTTATTGGAAGTTCTGAAGGTATATTAGACTTATGGGATCCTTCCCTAATGTTGCACATGAATTCAGTTGGATTTAGACATCAAAGTTATCAAATTAATAATCTTGAATTTCTCccgcatttttttgaaacagATCTGGCTGAATCACATTATGTGGCTGCAATAGGTGGAACTGGAAAAGCAGATGTCATAATATGGGATATTTCAGATTTACGTCCTGCGATAGTACTTTGCTCTTCTTCTGTAAGTTCATCTGTCGACACATATAATGTTAAAGATCTtgatgagaaaaataaagtgagcAGCGAGGATACATTAGCACCTACCAATTTTTTGGTGAGAAAAGAGGATATCGAAACCGATCAGAGTTGCACGGCAATGGAGGTTGTATTTCCCCTATCAAATGATGAGACTACCGGCATTTTGTGCTCTACACCAGCAGGCGAAATTATTCTTTGGAATCTTCCGGATTACGGTAAATCGCGAGTTATAGTACATCCTGATAAGCATCGTAATGAAAGCCAGAAAAATGAGGTTTCGTTTGCTTATTCGAAGGTCAACTCTCATCTTTCATTTGTTAATGAAGTCCAtgcaaatggaaataatgCCGATATCTGGACAATGAAGATACATTTCAAAATGGGCATGTTGACAAATCAGAAAATGACATTATTAAGGACATCACAGTTCTACTTGACCCATATAACTTGA